The following are from one region of the Leptospira harrisiae genome:
- a CDS encoding AraC family transcriptional regulator, with product MQKILNEIVGLCASATTEPTKTGLPRVLMIQGDVPTRQLAAVYEPLIGLVVQGGKTISIGTQVVHLEGPSYFVIPTEMPATGYVRKAANGLPYLSVAIQLDQKALLDLLKDTSNSFDGNKNNYEFSACPATLPFLEAWLRMLRLMKTPEHIAALAPVYEREILYHVLIGPEGWRLRQLFRSHQKGSGIHQTIQWVRQNFTETFEIDQLANRACMGITTFHRQFKSITGLSPIQFQKQLRLLEARKLLTYSSYSVTDAALDVGYESTSQFNREYSRFFGASPAKDAKEFKELFV from the coding sequence GTGCAGAAAATACTGAATGAAATCGTGGGACTTTGTGCCAGTGCCACAACGGAACCTACAAAAACAGGTCTTCCACGTGTGCTGATGATCCAGGGGGATGTTCCAACACGCCAGCTTGCGGCCGTATATGAACCCTTAATCGGTCTTGTTGTTCAAGGTGGAAAAACAATTTCAATTGGAACTCAGGTAGTTCACTTAGAAGGGCCCTCTTATTTTGTGATTCCCACCGAAATGCCAGCAACGGGTTATGTAAGAAAGGCAGCCAATGGCCTTCCGTATTTATCTGTTGCGATTCAACTAGATCAAAAAGCCTTATTGGATTTATTAAAAGATACTTCCAACTCCTTCGATGGTAATAAAAATAATTATGAATTTTCTGCCTGTCCAGCCACTCTTCCTTTTTTAGAAGCTTGGTTACGAATGTTGCGTTTAATGAAAACACCAGAACATATTGCTGCATTGGCACCAGTATACGAAAGAGAAATTCTATATCATGTTTTGATTGGACCAGAAGGATGGCGACTTAGACAATTATTTCGTTCGCATCAAAAGGGATCTGGCATTCACCAAACAATCCAATGGGTCAGACAAAATTTTACTGAGACCTTTGAAATTGACCAATTGGCAAATAGGGCTTGTATGGGAATCACTACGTTTCATAGGCAATTCAAATCCATCACCGGTTTAAGCCCGATACAATTTCAAAAACAGTTAAGACTCCTAGAAGCAAGAAAACTTTTAACGTATAGTAGTTACTCAGTGACTGACGCTGCATTGGATGTTGGTTATGAGAGTACATCGCAATTCAATAGAGAATATTCACGATTTTTTGGAGCATCCCCTGCCAAAGACGCAAAAGAGTTTAAAGAATTGTTTGTGTGA
- a CDS encoding SDR family NAD(P)-dependent oxidoreductase codes for MKIAIITGGSNGIGKATALELGRRGISVILTYNSYKDRAEEVVKEIEKNTGVRAIALKLDLTKKETFSMFVDEVKNKLTNIWNRTSFDYLVNNGGIGGPMAFSDLTEEYFEQILNTNYKGPIFLSQKLVALMEDGGAIVNTSSSSSTKAFVGYSIYGSLKAALSTWTRYLANELAPRKIRVNAVSPGPTHSNFGDGVFDKYPEYIKPLADQTAFGRIGFPEDIGKVIVNFLSDDFGWVTAQDIEVSGGHLL; via the coding sequence ATGAAAATAGCAATCATCACTGGTGGTAGCAATGGTATTGGAAAAGCAACAGCCTTAGAACTTGGCAGAAGAGGAATCAGTGTGATCCTCACTTACAACTCTTACAAAGACCGCGCGGAAGAAGTCGTCAAAGAAATCGAAAAGAACACGGGAGTTCGGGCAATCGCTTTAAAGTTGGATTTAACCAAAAAGGAAACCTTTTCTATGTTTGTCGATGAAGTTAAAAACAAACTTACAAACATTTGGAACCGAACCAGTTTTGATTACCTTGTAAACAATGGTGGTATTGGAGGCCCAATGGCATTTTCTGATTTAACAGAAGAATACTTTGAGCAAATTTTAAACACCAATTACAAAGGTCCAATTTTTTTATCACAAAAACTTGTGGCTCTTATGGAAGATGGAGGTGCAATCGTCAACACTTCGAGTTCCTCAAGTACAAAAGCATTTGTTGGTTATTCCATTTATGGTTCTTTAAAAGCAGCATTGTCTACTTGGACTCGTTACTTAGCAAACGAACTAGCACCTCGCAAAATTCGTGTAAATGCTGTATCACCTGGCCCAACACATAGTAACTTCGGCGATGGCGTATTTGATAAATATCCTGAATACATCAAACCTTTAGCTGATCAAACTGCATTTGGTCGTATAGGGTTTCCTGAAGACATTGGGAAGGTTATTGTCAACTTTCTCTCAGATGATTTTGGTTGGGTCACTGCCCAAGACATTGAAGTGTCGGGAGGACATTTGCTCTAA
- a CDS encoding OmpP1/FadL family transporter — translation MNLKKNKNYTFYFVFLVFVIINGNRIEAIDGLTRNAFNARYEGLAGTNTALGGSAIDVALNPANLSLKKGKLLEFGATNSTIYTRYQDRFIDSNPQYVYTNDKKSAINAPAPYIAFKTQITENLHYGIAFYVSGGAKGGVDKITRNTPTGQTLNDWGGLNLPTGIGNNPQIKESNSNEFAIARLVNGISYDFGKLSVGISIEGLYGYQRLNQKYYDLTGSIEVPGTGSYYESSKKSFAIGGIFGLNYKVTEWLRVAYSYQAHAALPMNGHYTVGINNPAYYRTTGVSYFFNMPEKHSLGFAFGADNLKVGLDFVYTNYGSYLRKVTQKLEDPWLSTPIGNVQAGDAQLNFRDQFAALLGLEHKVSESWIYRLGYSYNTLPIKSNGLGGSTGGFFSLHHVVAAGFSYLFDKWSFDFGISYNGPRNKITGSKGTDWDLSHYIRTGPTSFNGLGYSYNAESSFVNITLGASRSFD, via the coding sequence ATGAACTTAAAAAAGAACAAAAATTACACTTTTTACTTTGTTTTTTTGGTTTTTGTAATCATTAACGGAAATCGCATTGAAGCAATCGATGGGCTCACTCGAAATGCATTTAACGCTCGTTATGAAGGATTGGCTGGAACAAATACAGCGTTAGGTGGATCGGCTATTGATGTGGCACTTAATCCCGCAAACCTTTCCTTAAAAAAAGGGAAACTTTTGGAATTTGGAGCTACTAATTCAACTATTTATACAAGGTACCAAGATCGTTTTATAGATTCCAATCCACAATACGTCTATACAAACGATAAAAAATCTGCAATTAATGCACCTGCGCCTTATATAGCTTTTAAAACGCAGATCACAGAAAATTTACATTATGGTATCGCCTTTTATGTTTCGGGAGGAGCCAAAGGTGGTGTTGACAAAATTACTCGCAACACTCCCACCGGACAAACGTTAAATGATTGGGGTGGTTTGAATCTTCCAACAGGAATTGGAAACAATCCTCAAATTAAAGAATCAAATTCTAATGAATTTGCTATTGCGAGATTGGTAAATGGTATATCTTATGATTTTGGAAAACTTTCTGTTGGTATCAGTATTGAAGGTTTGTATGGATACCAAAGGTTAAATCAAAAATATTATGATTTAACTGGTTCTATTGAAGTCCCTGGAACAGGATCTTATTATGAAAGTAGTAAAAAGTCATTTGCAATCGGTGGAATTTTTGGATTAAACTATAAAGTTACTGAATGGTTACGTGTTGCATATTCTTACCAAGCACATGCTGCCTTGCCAATGAATGGACACTATACTGTTGGTATCAATAATCCAGCATACTACCGGACAACAGGTGTTTCTTATTTTTTCAATATGCCTGAAAAACATTCCTTAGGTTTTGCTTTTGGTGCAGACAATCTCAAAGTTGGTTTGGATTTTGTTTATACAAACTATGGTTCTTATTTAAGAAAGGTCACTCAAAAGTTAGAAGATCCATGGCTTTCGACACCAATTGGAAATGTACAAGCGGGGGATGCTCAATTAAATTTTAGAGATCAATTTGCGGCCCTTCTTGGATTGGAACACAAAGTAAGTGAAAGTTGGATTTATCGATTGGGTTATAGTTACAATACACTTCCCATTAAGAGTAATGGTTTAGGTGGATCAACTGGAGGATTCTTTTCATTGCATCATGTAGTCGCAGCGGGATTTAGTTATCTCTTTGATAAATGGAGTTTTGATTTTGGAATTAGTTATAATGGACCAAGAAACAAAATTACAGGATCAAAGGGAACAGATTGGGATTTATCACACTACATAAGGACAGGACCAACTTCCTTTAATGGACTTGGATATAGTTATAATGCCGAATCATCTTTTGTTAATATTACTTTAGGTGCTTCGAGATCCTTTGATTAA
- a CDS encoding flagellar motor protein MotB yields the protein MRRRSRFVSKEEEHIEAHDRWLLTYADMITLLLGLFIILYAISKVDANRLTEVAKDIKRGFGLNVSSVGALLDGGSGILEDDTMEPKSQVFRLWERIGFALKTLREKAKLKLGLAETEELKLTFAGSDLASDDILKADPDLKYAFEQLAVLSKGMDIDIVVRVQIPYESQIDKSKFQNSWDYHSHRASLLAEKLVNEYGIPKEQVSVQGYAMFQKSKESDTPEKKAKEERIEILIRKKETAETEK from the coding sequence ATGAGAAGACGTTCCAGGTTTGTATCAAAAGAAGAAGAACATATCGAAGCGCATGATCGTTGGTTATTGACTTATGCCGATATGATTACTTTGTTGCTTGGACTTTTTATTATATTATACGCAATTAGTAAGGTTGATGCAAATCGCCTAACAGAAGTTGCAAAAGATATCAAACGTGGTTTTGGATTAAATGTAAGTTCTGTTGGTGCCCTATTAGATGGTGGTTCAGGAATATTGGAAGATGACACGATGGAACCTAAGTCACAAGTGTTTCGGCTTTGGGAACGAATTGGATTTGCATTAAAGACACTTCGAGAAAAAGCAAAATTAAAACTCGGACTTGCTGAAACAGAAGAGCTCAAATTGACGTTCGCTGGTTCAGATTTAGCCTCGGATGATATATTAAAAGCAGATCCTGATCTAAAATATGCATTTGAACAATTGGCAGTATTATCCAAAGGAATGGATATTGATATAGTGGTTCGTGTTCAAATCCCTTATGAATCACAAATTGATAAATCAAAATTTCAGAACTCATGGGATTATCATTCTCATAGAGCCTCTTTGCTTGCGGAAAAATTAGTAAACGAATATGGTATTCCCAAGGAACAAGTTTCTGTCCAAGGTTACGCCATGTTTCAAAAATCAAAAGAGTCGGATACACCAGAAAAAAAAGCCAAAGAAGAGCGAATTGAAATTTTGATACGTAAAAAAGAAACAGCAGAAACAGAGAAATAA
- a CDS encoding FFLEELY motif protein, with protein sequence MKHQLTEEVALARREIVRVQVDRFHLYYYDFFHRNETIGMAKFFFETVYNLDGKEEWETLAFTTYDKVKNMMKEGTRENVERLMELNSITDELDIQMAKLLLSKGWQSGKNLDQDEYFSLFCELDQRETRRKQLEVVLFNLKKFYELAHKPVSAYIIKPAAMMARLLGVYPLFKKVEQGYYATLPVNQELFNEFYEIVQKKEWEFLHKAFPTLKEEI encoded by the coding sequence ATGAAACACCAATTGACGGAAGAAGTCGCTCTTGCGAGAAGAGAAATTGTTCGAGTCCAAGTAGACCGGTTTCATCTCTATTATTATGATTTTTTTCATCGAAACGAAACAATCGGAATGGCAAAATTCTTTTTTGAAACAGTTTATAATTTAGATGGAAAAGAAGAATGGGAAACATTAGCGTTCACCACCTATGATAAAGTTAAAAACATGATGAAAGAGGGGACGAGAGAAAACGTAGAACGTTTAATGGAACTAAATTCTATTACAGATGAATTGGACATTCAAATGGCCAAACTTCTTCTCTCTAAAGGTTGGCAGTCAGGAAAAAACTTAGATCAGGATGAGTATTTTTCTTTGTTTTGTGAGTTAGACCAACGCGAAACTCGTAGAAAACAATTAGAAGTTGTTCTTTTTAATCTTAAAAAATTCTATGAGTTGGCGCATAAACCAGTAAGTGCATATATTATCAAACCAGCAGCAATGATGGCAAGGTTACTTGGAGTTTACCCTTTGTTTAAAAAAGTAGAACAAGGTTATTATGCAACGTTGCCGGTGAACCAAGAATTATTTAATGAGTTCTATGAGATTGTCCAAAAAAAAGAATGGGAATTTTTACATAAAGCTTTCCCAACTCTTAAAGAGGAAATATGA
- a CDS encoding LIC13341 family surface-exposed protein gives MNLSIQFRITVTLLFAFLSFVSCSQKEVPSDGEIRNAVYGSENGQPVRVLGQKQINLDETPEMETLVLFQSGTSEVLAAFRKDGSSWTFLWKLEFFLQNLGEMFYDAKLKSWVPGAAPGKEKVTFAGDCLRRIVVAELPGDNFNSIFIEVLAEEPPLGLISVPMGYRKGKKIWDGFQLKEHEELKRSKRADFEYNLKDKSFRIFPTNPNYSQEFVFNGWEMIPNLPMQPVPAFVSLEVVPKFEVGKESLVTLQLKNRGNYVSLTYLSLSFPEAGSVRLAGETQGVRLYKKGDIVFNVIQNKKIPAEYPLLEVTKEGWANNFRYGVKFYYTPKESITPKILFRSTYKFYHEIVSIPNQFSIAPFERDQQGFPSYLLGATAN, from the coding sequence ATGAATTTATCCATTCAGTTTCGAATTACAGTCACTTTACTTTTCGCATTCCTCTCTTTTGTATCCTGCTCACAAAAGGAAGTTCCTTCCGATGGAGAAATTAGAAATGCAGTGTATGGCAGTGAAAACGGACAACCAGTTCGAGTTTTAGGCCAAAAACAAATCAATTTAGATGAAACTCCAGAAATGGAGACTTTGGTTTTGTTCCAATCGGGGACAAGCGAGGTACTTGCGGCATTTCGCAAAGACGGATCAAGTTGGACTTTTTTATGGAAGTTGGAGTTCTTTCTACAGAATTTGGGGGAGATGTTCTATGATGCAAAACTTAAATCTTGGGTTCCAGGTGCGGCACCGGGAAAGGAAAAAGTAACTTTTGCAGGGGATTGCCTTCGTAGGATTGTAGTAGCGGAACTTCCCGGTGATAATTTTAATTCTATATTTATCGAAGTACTTGCCGAAGAACCACCGTTAGGTTTGATTTCGGTGCCTATGGGATACCGTAAAGGTAAAAAAATATGGGACGGGTTCCAACTCAAAGAACACGAGGAATTAAAAAGAAGCAAACGGGCTGATTTTGAATACAATCTCAAAGATAAATCATTTCGAATCTTTCCTACGAATCCAAATTACTCTCAAGAATTTGTTTTTAATGGTTGGGAGATGATTCCAAACCTACCGATGCAACCGGTACCTGCATTTGTTTCCTTAGAAGTGGTTCCTAAGTTTGAGGTTGGAAAAGAGTCACTTGTAACATTACAACTAAAGAATCGTGGAAACTATGTTAGTTTAACATATTTATCCTTGTCCTTTCCTGAAGCTGGTTCTGTTCGATTGGCAGGTGAAACTCAAGGAGTTCGGTTGTATAAAAAAGGTGACATTGTTTTTAATGTTATCCAAAACAAAAAAATCCCAGCGGAATATCCTTTGTTAGAGGTTACAAAGGAAGGATGGGCAAATAACTTTCGTTATGGTGTAAAATTTTATTATACGCCAAAAGAATCGATAACACCTAAAATTTTATTTCGATCTACTTATAAATTCTATCATGAAATTGTTTCCATTCCAAATCAATTTTCAATTGCACCTTTTGAACGTGACCAACAAGGATTTCCTTCTTATCTTTTAGGAGCAACAGCTAACTAA